Proteins encoded by one window of Paenibacillus urinalis:
- a CDS encoding alpha/beta fold hydrolase, which yields MFIEVESGVNLYVEDLRPQDGGNGHTLMFLHGWPGNHRVFDYAYQILPHHRFRCIGLDFRGFGKSDKPWHGYHYDRMAEDLSVVIDMLDLKNVTLVGYSLGGSIAIRYMSKYHHGSKIDKLILVSAAAPAFAKREESSTYGIPLPMLDQLIDQLHQDLPQAITDFSGTLFHRYVSPEYRNWFLHNCMESASYALIQTAVALRDEDLLEDMTYIEVPTGIFHGIHDQIVPFTAAVAIQQEIPGSLIYRFEQSGHHLIYDEKERFLSTLLSFLKNR from the coding sequence ATGTTCATTGAAGTGGAATCCGGTGTAAATCTGTATGTTGAAGACCTGCGTCCACAGGATGGCGGAAATGGACATACCCTCATGTTCCTGCACGGGTGGCCGGGCAATCATCGTGTCTTTGACTATGCTTATCAGATCCTCCCTCATCACCGGTTCCGCTGTATCGGCCTCGATTTTAGAGGTTTTGGCAAATCCGATAAGCCTTGGCATGGTTATCATTATGATCGAATGGCAGAAGACCTGTCCGTCGTTATTGATATGCTGGATCTGAAGAATGTAACCCTCGTCGGATACTCACTGGGTGGTTCGATCGCGATTCGATATATGTCCAAATATCATCATGGCTCAAAAATTGATAAGCTTATACTGGTGTCCGCAGCGGCCCCTGCCTTTGCCAAAAGAGAAGAGTCATCAACCTACGGCATTCCGCTTCCAATGCTTGATCAGCTGATTGATCAGCTCCATCAAGATCTGCCGCAAGCGATCACTGATTTCTCAGGAACACTATTTCATCGTTATGTCAGTCCAGAGTATCGGAATTGGTTTTTGCACAATTGTATGGAGAGCGCGTCGTACGCACTTATTCAAACCGCAGTCGCACTCCGAGATGAAGATTTATTAGAGGATATGACATATATCGAGGTGCCTACAGGCATATTCCACGGTATTCATGATCAAATCGTTCCCTTCACAGCGGCCGTAGCCATCCAGCAGGAAATTCCGGGCTCACTGATCTACCGATTTGAGCAAAGCGGACATCATCTTATATATGACGAAAAGGAAAGATTTCTATCTACCCTGCTGTCTTTTTTGAAAAATCGCTGA
- a CDS encoding bifunctional aldolase/short-chain dehydrogenase, whose amino-acid sequence MVQNLWDESNAGQLKEGLERLVYRSNLIGSDRRVCNWGGGNTSSKTVIQDFRGRDVEVMYVKGSGSDLATMKAGHFTGLRLDDIRPLMEREEMTDEDMVAYLANCMIDAKHPRASIETLLHAFIPHPHVDHTHPDSIISICCADNGREIAKEIFGDRFVWVSYVRPGFTLSKMIVEGVINNPQAELVLMEKHGLVTWGSTSEEAYAKTISVINEAESYIESKIDETSLFGGAQHDALPQQVRKDIAAQMMPLIRGAVSDEKKMILTYDDAEDVLQFVNGRDSAELSQIGAACPDHLVHTKVVPLFVNWTPDEGDVEGLKELLGSAIKDYKAYYEQYFERNKHEGDIMFEAAPRVILIPGIGMINTGKSWTNSKVSGALYHRAIAVMRVATTLGQFVSLSENESYNVEYWPLELYKLSLAPAETEFSRKVALITGGAGGIGSETARLLVSEGAHVVLADLNLEGAQKVADELNSQYGEQRAIPVQMDVTSEEQIQRAYAETALTYGGVDIIVNNAGLATSSPFDETSLKEWNLNINVLGTGYFLVAREAFKLMKEQGIGGSMVFIGSKNSIYAGKNVTAYSSAKALEAHLARCIAAEGGEYGIRVNTILPDAILQGSAIWNSNWRNERAAAYGIEPDQLEEHYRKRTTLLVNIYPRDIAEGVAFFASSKAEKTTGCMLTIDGGVPAAFTR is encoded by the coding sequence ATGGTTCAGAATCTGTGGGATGAATCCAATGCAGGACAATTAAAGGAAGGGCTCGAAAGGTTAGTTTATCGTTCGAATCTGATTGGTTCGGATCGGAGGGTGTGCAACTGGGGAGGCGGCAACACTTCCAGCAAGACGGTTATCCAAGATTTTCGTGGCAGAGATGTTGAGGTTATGTATGTTAAGGGCAGCGGATCGGATCTGGCAACGATGAAGGCGGGTCATTTCACCGGTCTTCGGCTCGACGATATTAGACCGCTGATGGAGAGAGAGGAAATGACGGACGAGGATATGGTTGCTTATCTGGCCAACTGTATGATTGATGCGAAGCATCCGCGTGCCTCCATTGAAACGCTGCTGCATGCCTTTATACCACATCCTCATGTTGATCATACACACCCGGATTCCATCATCAGCATCTGCTGTGCGGATAACGGCCGTGAAATAGCGAAGGAAATCTTCGGAGACCGGTTTGTATGGGTTTCCTATGTTCGTCCAGGATTTACGTTATCCAAGATGATTGTTGAAGGCGTCATTAATAACCCGCAGGCTGAACTTGTTCTTATGGAGAAGCATGGACTGGTTACATGGGGAAGCACTTCAGAGGAAGCTTATGCGAAGACCATCAGCGTCATTAATGAAGCAGAGAGCTATATTGAGTCCAAAATAGATGAGACTAGTCTGTTCGGAGGAGCCCAACATGACGCACTGCCTCAACAGGTCAGAAAGGATATTGCAGCACAGATGATGCCGCTCATTCGCGGAGCTGTCAGCGACGAGAAGAAGATGATCTTGACCTATGACGATGCAGAAGATGTGCTGCAGTTCGTAAATGGCAGAGATTCTGCCGAGCTGTCTCAGATTGGTGCCGCCTGTCCGGATCATTTAGTACATACCAAGGTTGTTCCCCTCTTCGTGAACTGGACTCCAGATGAAGGGGATGTTGAAGGACTTAAGGAGCTGTTAGGCTCAGCCATCAAGGATTATAAAGCGTATTATGAACAGTACTTCGAACGTAATAAGCATGAAGGGGACATCATGTTCGAAGCCGCGCCGCGGGTCATTCTTATTCCTGGTATCGGAATGATTAACACAGGAAAGAGCTGGACTAATTCCAAAGTAAGCGGTGCCCTGTATCATCGTGCGATAGCTGTTATGAGAGTAGCTACTACGCTAGGCCAGTTCGTGTCGCTTAGTGAGAACGAATCCTACAATGTGGAATACTGGCCGCTGGAGCTGTACAAATTGTCGCTTGCGCCGGCAGAGACCGAGTTCTCTAGGAAAGTAGCTCTTATTACAGGTGGAGCTGGAGGCATCGGCAGTGAAACCGCAAGACTGCTTGTATCTGAAGGTGCCCACGTTGTACTTGCCGATCTGAATTTGGAAGGTGCTCAGAAGGTAGCTGACGAACTAAACAGCCAGTACGGCGAACAGCGGGCAATTCCAGTTCAGATGGATGTAACCAGTGAAGAGCAGATTCAGAGAGCATATGCTGAAACTGCACTGACCTACGGCGGAGTTGATATTATTGTGAATAATGCCGGTCTGGCCACGTCCAGTCCATTTGATGAAACATCTCTTAAGGAATGGAACCTCAATATCAATGTGCTCGGAACAGGATATTTTCTGGTCGCACGCGAAGCCTTTAAGCTAATGAAGGAACAGGGCATTGGAGGAAGCATGGTGTTTATCGGCTCCAAAAATTCCATCTATGCCGGTAAGAATGTCACGGCCTACAGCTCAGCCAAAGCACTTGAAGCTCATCTCGCCCGCTGCATCGCAGCCGAAGGCGGAGAATATGGTATTCGTGTCAATACGATTTTGCCGGATGCCATTCTGCAGGGGTCTGCAATCTGGAATTCCAACTGGCGCAATGAGCGAGCGGCGGCTTATGGTATTGAGCCAGATCAGCTGGAGGAGCATTATCGCAAGCGTACCACACTGCTCGTCAACATTTACCCTAGGGATATAGCCGAAGGTGTTGCTTTCTTTGCCTCATCGAAGGCCGAGAAAACAACAGGCTGCATGCTCACCATTGACGGTGGAGTCCCGGCTGCATTTACACGTTAA
- a CDS encoding DUF2500 domain-containing protein, giving the protein MRTLFNEFPDIHGDGFSGGFLGGAPPLFSIFFTVIVLVIGGTILYAIINGIRVWSKNNAAERMTEEARVLARRTYVSGGSGDSSARTSYYITFEHADGQRTELQLRAEDYGLIVEGDRGILSYQGTRFLGFERLRPTSSEQI; this is encoded by the coding sequence ATGAGGACATTATTTAATGAGTTTCCAGATATACATGGTGATGGATTCTCCGGTGGTTTCCTGGGTGGAGCGCCGCCATTGTTCTCTATTTTCTTCACAGTGATTGTATTAGTCATTGGAGGGACCATACTATATGCGATCATTAACGGAATCCGTGTGTGGAGTAAGAATAACGCCGCAGAGCGAATGACAGAAGAAGCACGGGTGCTGGCGAGAAGAACGTATGTGAGCGGAGGATCAGGCGATTCAAGCGCAAGAACGAGTTATTATATAACCTTTGAGCATGCAGATGGACAGCGTACTGAGCTGCAGCTGAGGGCTGAGGATTACGGATTGATTGTCGAGGGTGACCGCGGCATATTGAGCTACCAAGGAACCAGATTTCTTGGATTTGAGAGACTCCGTCCCACAAGCTCAGAGCAGATCTAA
- a CDS encoding DeoR/GlpR family DNA-binding transcription regulator, whose product MLVAERYAAITRLVNDRGSIRVSELSSLCQVTEETIRRDLDRLEKEGKLRRSHGGAVRIKHIDEHIETPYSEREVTRMGEKRRIALEALKFIEPHERILLDASTTAWYTARSLPNIPLTVLTNSIRVVTELSSKKHIEVIAAGGQLLPESMSFVGPLAERSLETYHVDKLFLSCQGVHLERGISEMNELQARVKQRMIGMSDQVFLLADSSKFGVQALTHVSGLDRVQQIITSHDLPEEISRTLVERSIHVTLV is encoded by the coding sequence ATGTTAGTTGCTGAGCGTTATGCGGCGATCACTCGGCTTGTTAATGATCGAGGGAGTATTCGAGTATCTGAGCTGAGCAGCTTATGCCAAGTAACAGAGGAGACGATTCGGCGGGATTTGGATCGGCTTGAAAAAGAGGGGAAGCTGAGACGTTCACATGGCGGCGCTGTACGTATAAAGCATATCGATGAACATATCGAAACACCGTACAGTGAACGCGAAGTCACTCGTATGGGGGAGAAACGGCGCATTGCGCTTGAAGCGCTGAAATTTATAGAGCCTCATGAACGGATTCTCCTTGATGCCAGTACGACCGCCTGGTACACAGCCCGGAGCTTACCGAATATCCCGCTTACGGTCCTCACGAATTCCATTCGGGTGGTGACTGAATTGTCCAGCAAAAAGCATATTGAAGTTATTGCTGCTGGCGGTCAGCTTCTGCCTGAATCGATGTCCTTTGTAGGACCGCTGGCAGAGCGCTCTCTGGAAACCTATCACGTGGATAAGCTTTTTTTATCCTGCCAAGGTGTTCATCTAGAGAGAGGCATCAGTGAAATGAATGAACTTCAGGCTAGAGTGAAGCAGAGAATGATTGGAATGTCAGATCAAGTATTCTTACTTGCAGATTCCAGCAAATTCGGTGTCCAGGCGCTTACTCATGTCTCCGGGCTTGATCGAGTACAGCAGATCATTACAAGTCATGATTTGCCAGAAGAGATTTCTAGAACACTTGTAGAGCGTTCAATACATGTCACCCTAGTTTAG
- the rhaI gene encoding L-rhamnose isomerase, with the protein MTDKAYALFEEQQTARGIDVEAVKRKIKQFKIETPSWGYGDSGTRFKVFQKEGVPRDPFEKMEDAAIVHRLTGLAPTVAIHIPWDKVGDYGKLRSHAESLGLQIGAVNPNLFQEDDYMLGSVTNSDAAVRRKATDHLLECVDIAKETGSRDLSLWFADGTNYPGQGDIRQRKNWMQEALSEMYKALTKDMRMLIEYKCFEPGFYHTDLADWGMAYNMALKLGDQAQVLVDTGHHLPGANIEHIVAYLIDEKRLGGFHFNSRKYADDDLIVGTVNPYELFLIFYQILNGAADSEEGIRRGVGSIAYMLDQSHNIEQKIPAMIRSVLNVQSAYAKALLIDHREVAAAQEKNDVLAAEHAIRKASEFDVTPLLHAVREEEGLPIDPMEAYLTSSYPEEIKARGKGGASW; encoded by the coding sequence ATGACGGATAAAGCTTATGCATTGTTTGAGGAGCAGCAAACGGCAAGGGGAATTGATGTAGAGGCAGTCAAGCGCAAAATCAAGCAGTTCAAGATTGAAACACCATCTTGGGGTTATGGTGATTCGGGAACACGCTTCAAAGTATTTCAGAAGGAAGGTGTGCCGAGAGATCCATTCGAGAAAATGGAGGATGCGGCGATTGTTCATCGCCTGACTGGCCTTGCTCCAACCGTAGCCATTCATATTCCTTGGGATAAGGTGGGGGATTACGGCAAGCTTCGTTCCCATGCGGAGAGCCTGGGACTTCAGATCGGAGCAGTGAACCCGAATCTTTTTCAAGAAGACGACTATATGCTCGGAAGTGTAACGAACAGTGATGCGGCTGTGCGCCGTAAGGCAACGGACCATCTTCTTGAATGCGTTGACATTGCGAAGGAAACAGGCTCTCGTGATCTTAGCCTTTGGTTTGCAGATGGGACCAACTATCCGGGGCAGGGTGACATCCGGCAGCGAAAAAACTGGATGCAGGAAGCTTTATCCGAAATGTATAAAGCGCTTACGAAGGATATGCGGATGCTGATCGAATATAAATGCTTCGAGCCTGGATTCTATCATACGGATCTGGCGGACTGGGGCATGGCATACAATATGGCCTTGAAGCTGGGGGATCAGGCACAGGTGCTCGTTGACACAGGTCATCATCTGCCCGGAGCGAATATTGAACACATTGTCGCCTATCTCATAGATGAGAAGCGATTAGGCGGATTCCATTTCAACAGCCGTAAATATGCGGACGATGACTTAATCGTGGGAACTGTCAATCCTTATGAGCTGTTCCTTATCTTCTATCAAATTCTGAACGGGGCTGCGGATTCAGAAGAAGGCATCAGACGAGGAGTAGGCTCCATTGCATACATGCTGGATCAATCCCATAACATTGAGCAGAAAATACCGGCGATGATTCGTTCGGTGCTGAATGTTCAGTCTGCCTATGCCAAAGCACTTCTCATCGATCATAGAGAGGTGGCGGCAGCACAAGAGAAGAATGATGTACTGGCAGCTGAACATGCGATTCGCAAGGCATCTGAATTTGATGTGACCCCGCTGCTGCATGCGGTAAGAGAGGAAGAAGGCTTACCGATTGATCCGATGGAGGCTTATTTGACAAGCAGCTATCCGGAGGAAATTAAGGCACGGGGTAAGGGAGGGGCGAGTTGGTGA
- a CDS encoding LutB/LldF family L-lactate oxidation iron-sulfur protein, with protein MISPGSAGPKIQVKERAGLALNDEFLRKAVKFTTERLRGGKKLASEEHGRWEEWREQGRQIRLHTIAHLDYYLNLFVENARANGVHVHFADTGEEAVRIALQIAEHRGAKSVVKSKSMVSEELHLNHALEQAGIEAIETDLGEYIIQLAGEMPSHIVIPAIHKNRYQIAELLSEVAGETLPPDTTVLAGFVRKILRERFLDADIGMTGCNFAIAETGSMVLFENEGNARMVSTLPKTQITLMGMERIIPSWTDLEVMATLLPRSATGQRITMYMSGITGPKRNADADGPEQMHIIIVDNGRSLQLGDPEFQELLNCIRCGACLNACPVYRHIGGHAYGSTYSGPIGAVLTPALNKNVAEWDDIANASSLCGACYEACPVKIPLHDMLVSLRRRKVEGGHGNKVETAGMKAYAAVVSKSSRFGAAIKTGQIGQKLVVKNGEITLKAGPLKGWNSYRVTPSLAKNSFRQSWERIESEIEHEAAEMEPTLVARLQAILDARQEKGGRKG; from the coding sequence ATGATTAGTCCGGGTTCAGCAGGTCCCAAGATTCAGGTGAAGGAGCGTGCCGGTCTTGCGCTCAATGATGAGTTCCTGCGTAAAGCTGTCAAATTTACGACAGAGCGTCTCCGGGGCGGGAAGAAGCTGGCCTCCGAGGAGCATGGGCGATGGGAAGAATGGCGTGAGCAGGGGAGGCAGATCCGGCTGCATACGATCGCCCATTTGGATTATTACTTGAATCTATTCGTGGAGAATGCCCGTGCGAACGGGGTTCATGTTCATTTTGCCGACACGGGAGAAGAAGCCGTCCGTATTGCGCTGCAAATTGCAGAGCACCGTGGTGCCAAGTCCGTCGTCAAGTCCAAATCCATGGTGTCGGAGGAGCTCCATCTTAATCATGCCCTGGAACAGGCAGGAATCGAAGCGATTGAGACCGATCTAGGTGAATACATTATTCAGCTGGCCGGTGAGATGCCTTCGCACATCGTAATTCCCGCGATTCACAAGAACAGATATCAGATTGCCGAGCTGTTGTCCGAAGTTGCAGGAGAAACACTTCCTCCGGATACGACGGTGCTTGCCGGTTTTGTTCGAAAAATATTGCGGGAGCGCTTCCTTGATGCAGATATCGGCATGACAGGCTGCAATTTTGCAATCGCCGAGACCGGTTCCATGGTGCTGTTCGAGAATGAAGGTAATGCCCGAATGGTCAGCACGCTGCCGAAGACCCAGATTACGCTGATGGGAATGGAGCGAATTATCCCATCATGGACGGATCTGGAGGTCATGGCCACATTACTTCCCAGATCAGCGACGGGGCAGCGGATTACAATGTATATGTCCGGTATTACAGGACCGAAGCGGAATGCAGATGCAGACGGTCCAGAGCAAATGCATATCATTATTGTGGATAATGGACGTTCGCTTCAGCTTGGTGATCCCGAATTTCAGGAGCTCCTCAACTGTATCCGCTGCGGTGCATGTCTGAATGCATGTCCTGTATACCGGCACATCGGCGGGCATGCTTATGGAAGTACATACAGTGGACCGATTGGTGCGGTGCTCACCCCTGCACTGAACAAGAATGTGGCTGAATGGGATGACATCGCCAATGCATCAAGTCTATGTGGTGCCTGTTATGAGGCTTGTCCGGTCAAAATTCCTCTGCATGATATGCTGGTATCGCTGCGACGACGCAAAGTAGAGGGCGGACACGGCAACAAGGTCGAAACCGCAGGGATGAAGGCATATGCAGCCGTTGTATCCAAATCGAGCCGGTTCGGCGCGGCGATCAAGACGGGACAAATCGGGCAGAAGCTGGTAGTTAAGAATGGAGAAATTACATTAAAAGCAGGACCGCTAAAAGGCTGGAATTCCTATCGTGTGACACCGTCCTTGGCTAAGAACAGTTTCAGGCAATCCTGGGAACGGATCGAGTCCGAGATCGAGCATGAAGCAGCTGAGATGGAGCCGACTCTTGTAGCAAGACTGCAGGCGATTCTTGATGCCAGACAGGAAAAGGGAGGTCGTAAAGGATGA
- a CDS encoding (Fe-S)-binding protein, with protein MKVSLFITCLSDAIYPRVGEAMVRILARYGIKLDFPKVQTCCGQPAYNSGYFDEARAAARTILDAFEDSDFVVSPSGSCTYMVHHYSNLFQDEPLMLEKAKRLEAKTYEFTQFLVHVMGIKDIGAVFPHKVTYHPSCHGSRLLGVKSEPMDLLQEVRGIDFVPLPFAEDCCGFGGTFAVKMPDISGAMVTEKAEHVVETEAEVLVGLDMACLMNIAGQLRYRNKPVRVMHLAELLYEGVKSS; from the coding sequence ATGAAGGTCTCTTTATTTATTACGTGCCTCAGCGATGCGATCTATCCGAGGGTAGGAGAAGCAATGGTACGCATACTGGCCCGATACGGTATCAAGCTGGATTTTCCCAAAGTCCAGACCTGCTGTGGCCAGCCTGCTTATAACAGCGGATATTTCGATGAGGCCAGAGCGGCAGCAAGAACGATACTGGATGCTTTTGAGGATAGCGACTTTGTGGTATCTCCATCCGGTTCTTGTACTTATATGGTTCATCATTATTCAAATTTGTTCCAAGATGAGCCGCTAATGCTGGAAAAAGCAAAAAGGCTGGAAGCGAAAACCTATGAGTTCACACAGTTTCTCGTCCATGTGATGGGGATCAAGGATATAGGAGCTGTTTTCCCACACAAGGTGACCTATCACCCCTCTTGCCACGGCAGCCGGCTGCTTGGAGTAAAGAGTGAACCGATGGATCTGCTTCAGGAAGTGAGAGGCATTGATTTTGTGCCCTTGCCTTTTGCCGAGGACTGCTGCGGTTTCGGAGGCACTTTCGCGGTGAAAATGCCGGACATTTCCGGCGCAATGGTTACAGAGAAGGCGGAGCATGTCGTTGAGACAGAGGCTGAGGTGCTTGTCGGACTGGATATGGCTTGTCTAATGAACATTGCAGGTCAGCTGCGTTATCGAAACAAACCGGTACGAGTCATGCATTTAGCTGAGCTGTTGTATGAGGGGGTGAAATCGTCATGA
- a CDS encoding LutC/YkgG family protein, with translation MSTDESWLRELTEQSMKKQERFMNNIASRLKRPRQTTTPVQPFRGAPDFWYEMEWDEQERMEKFTSHFESVGGHVIQVTSYVEAGQFIADKAEELGAKRVITQGQAELSGLGLDERLPALDISTWNSEDNVNWKAAAAEADFGVVIADGAAAYTGSILVKSASDKGRSVSLLPTVCFIIIPVERLKTRLGELLAPLDELGREQLPAGVHFISGPSRSSDIENELTIGVHGPGIVYAILMR, from the coding sequence ATGAGCACGGATGAGTCCTGGCTGCGAGAGCTTACAGAGCAGTCCATGAAGAAGCAAGAGCGCTTCATGAACAATATCGCTTCCCGTCTGAAGCGACCGAGACAAACGACGACGCCTGTTCAGCCATTTCGCGGCGCACCGGACTTCTGGTATGAGATGGAGTGGGATGAGCAGGAACGCATGGAGAAATTCACTAGTCATTTCGAGAGTGTAGGCGGACATGTTATCCAGGTGACGAGCTACGTGGAAGCCGGACAATTTATTGCTGACAAAGCCGAGGAGCTTGGAGCCAAGCGTGTCATTACACAGGGACAAGCGGAGCTGAGCGGCTTGGGTTTGGACGAGAGGCTGCCTGCCTTAGATATCTCGACCTGGAATTCAGAGGATAACGTGAACTGGAAGGCCGCAGCGGCAGAAGCGGATTTCGGGGTTGTCATTGCCGATGGAGCGGCTGCTTACACCGGATCCATTCTCGTGAAATCTGCCAGTGACAAAGGCCGATCCGTGAGCCTTCTGCCCACGGTCTGTTTCATTATTATCCCTGTGGAGCGTCTGAAGACAAGACTTGGTGAGCTGCTCGCCCCGCTGGATGAGCTGGGACGGGAGCAGCTGCCGGCAGGTGTACATTTTATTTCTGGACCAAGCCGATCCTCCGATATCGAGAATGAACTGACCATCGGTGTTCATGGACCGGGAATCGTTTATGCGATCCTGATGAGATAA
- a CDS encoding rhamnulokinase, with the protein MNILAYDLGASSGRAVLGLLSDSRIHIKEIHRFSNDPVMAGEHLHWDILRLLHELKQGMLKVKLQGEKITSIGIDSWAVDYGLLNQNGELLGNPYHYRDKRTDGVMEEVTAKIPAEHIFRKTGIQFLPFNTIYQLAALKRQNSYMLKEAAHFLMIPDLLRFFLTGEKFNEFTNATTTQLFNPRTGDWDTELLYRIGVPEEWFGKVLTPGSDAGELRPSIMQELGIPSVRFVAVAEHDTGSAVAAVPATTRSFAYLSCGTWSLMGTEVEAPVINETSQQLNFTNEGGANHTYRLLKNIMGLWIFQETLREFKRAGKAYSYDEILTLAQEAKPFQHFIDPDDPSFLPAGTMTDRLEDYLIRTGQGLPQSDGEIVRCILESLALKYRHVLDMTEQVSGQQFDGLHMVGGGINNKLLCAWTASAIGKPVYAGPVEASAIGNLVVQWMNQGIFKSAAEARAVIRDSFPVLTYEPEHAEAWREAYSSFAKYTGLAAYA; encoded by the coding sequence GTGAACATTCTCGCCTATGATTTAGGAGCTTCAAGCGGTCGAGCAGTCCTTGGACTGCTGAGTGACTCTCGTATCCATATCAAGGAGATCCACCGCTTCTCTAATGATCCGGTTATGGCAGGAGAGCACTTGCACTGGGATATACTTAGGCTTCTTCATGAGCTTAAGCAGGGTATGCTCAAAGTGAAGCTGCAGGGGGAGAAGATTACCAGCATAGGCATTGATTCTTGGGCGGTCGATTACGGACTCCTCAATCAGAACGGGGAACTGCTCGGAAATCCGTATCATTACCGCGACAAACGGACGGATGGTGTAATGGAGGAAGTGACCGCCAAGATTCCTGCAGAGCACATTTTTCGAAAGACAGGAATTCAATTCTTGCCCTTTAATACGATATATCAGCTTGCCGCTCTTAAGCGGCAGAACTCCTATATGCTGAAGGAAGCCGCCCACTTTCTGATGATTCCGGATCTGCTGCGGTTTTTCCTGACGGGAGAGAAATTCAACGAATTTACAAATGCCACAACAACCCAGCTGTTTAACCCTCGAACAGGGGACTGGGATACGGAGCTGCTATACCGGATTGGTGTACCGGAAGAATGGTTCGGTAAGGTGCTGACTCCGGGATCGGATGCAGGTGAGCTGAGACCTTCCATAATGCAGGAGCTGGGTATCCCTAGTGTTCGCTTTGTAGCAGTAGCTGAGCATGATACCGGTTCTGCAGTGGCTGCCGTGCCGGCAACAACACGATCATTCGCATATCTTAGCTGCGGAACCTGGTCACTGATGGGAACAGAGGTGGAAGCCCCTGTCATTAATGAAACCTCTCAGCAGCTGAATTTCACGAATGAGGGCGGAGCTAATCATACTTATCGTTTACTCAAAAATATTATGGGACTCTGGATCTTTCAGGAGACGCTGCGAGAATTTAAACGTGCGGGTAAAGCGTACAGCTATGATGAAATCTTAACACTTGCTCAAGAAGCTAAGCCTTTCCAACATTTTATAGATCCGGACGATCCGTCATTCTTGCCAGCAGGCACTATGACGGACCGCTTGGAAGACTACCTGATCAGAACCGGTCAAGGGTTACCGCAATCTGACGGGGAGATCGTTCGATGTATTCTTGAGAGCCTCGCCTTGAAATATAGGCATGTGCTTGATATGACAGAGCAGGTATCCGGACAGCAATTTGATGGTCTTCATATGGTGGGCGGAGGCATCAATAATAAGCTGCTGTGTGCTTGGACTGCAAGCGCGATTGGTAAACCCGTCTATGCAGGTCCTGTAGAGGCAAGTGCAATTGGTAATCTGGTTGTGCAGTGGATGAACCAGGGCATATTCAAGAGTGCGGCGGAGGCGCGGGCCGTTATACGCGATTCTTTTCCTGTCCTTACCTATGAGCCGGAGCATGCGGAAGCCTGGAGAGAGGCGTACAGCAGTTTTGCCAAATATACAGGTCTCGCTGCCTATGCTTAA
- a CDS encoding alpha/beta hydrolase family protein, with protein sequence MIYHVTYPSQGLQVKGYLSLPLGYQLSESAARDLLHGRFSSNEQPAIQLTSTLHQETNTELTSKKWPVFIYCRGGIGNFGKVRTHWVEEFSKHDHIVFAPSYRGTEGGEGRDLFGGEDKHDVYAAVRLLSELPFVDPEQISIMGFSRGAINAAYTAVEMPSIHKLVLWSGVSDMTQTYEDRVDLRRTFKRVIGGPPWKNPDAYLERSPLAIAEQIPCPILIVHGTDDVQVSFSQGEKMFERLNHSRDDVDFHRYEGLGHHFPQELHQAAIARMFDWIGAEPHEAVL encoded by the coding sequence ATGATCTATCATGTTACATATCCGTCCCAGGGACTTCAGGTCAAAGGATATCTCAGCCTGCCCTTGGGATATCAGTTATCGGAATCAGCGGCAAGAGATTTGCTGCACGGCAGATTTAGTTCGAATGAGCAGCCTGCCATTCAATTGACGAGTACCTTGCATCAAGAAACCAATACAGAGCTTACATCAAAAAAGTGGCCGGTATTTATCTATTGCCGCGGCGGAATCGGCAACTTCGGCAAGGTGAGAACCCATTGGGTTGAGGAATTCTCGAAGCACGATCACATCGTATTTGCTCCTTCTTATCGTGGGACAGAAGGCGGTGAGGGCCGGGATTTATTTGGCGGAGAGGATAAACATGATGTATACGCTGCAGTGCGGCTATTGTCTGAGCTCCCCTTCGTTGATCCCGAACAGATCAGTATTATGGGCTTCTCTAGAGGGGCGATTAATGCAGCCTATACTGCTGTAGAGATGCCGAGTATACATAAGCTTGTCTTGTGGAGCGGAGTATCTGACATGACGCAGACCTATGAGGATCGAGTTGACCTCAGACGAACATTCAAACGGGTCATTGGAGGTCCTCCCTGGAAGAATCCCGATGCTTACCTGGAGCGCTCTCCTCTCGCAATCGCGGAACAGATCCCTTGTCCGATTCTGATCGTGCATGGAACAGATGACGTACAGGTCTCTTTTAGTCAGGGAGAAAAAATGTTCGAACGATTAAACCATTCACGAGATGATGTGGATTTTCATCGATATGAAGGACTTGGTCATCATTTTCCTCAGGAGCTGCATCAGGCTGCCATAGCACGCATGTTTGACTGGATCGGAGCAGAGCCACACGAGGCTGTACTTTGA